The window GTGCTGGATGTCAGATGCGCCTAATGGCATTCCAAGCAATTTGTAGATATTGCATAGAATGTTTATTGCTTTTATAACAAAAGAGCCTGTACCACATGTGGGATCAATTAGTTTAATTGTCGCTACATGATTCTTCATCAATGTAATCTCCTTGTCATCCAAAGTAGATATGAATTTACTCAAATCATTCAACGATAGCACATGATTTACTATACACTCTTTATCAAACAAAGAGTACAAAAATCCAACGACTGTACCCTCAACGATGTAAGTTGTTGTCAAATCGTCTGTGTAATATGAGGCGGTGTCTTTCTTTGTTAAATATTTTTCAAAAATAATTCTAAACAACGACTCATAATTAGACTTAGAGATACCCCACTTGGAGATTGTATTCAAAAAAACAAGGCTCTTTTCGCCACCTATATTATCAATGACTTTCTTTATGTCTTTACTATCTGTTTGTGAGATTGAATAAATATCTTTTATATATGATTCTCTGCGATTTGTTGCTGCAAACAAACCTTGCTCTTCTGATATACTAAGATGAATATAATATAGCAAGACAGACAAGGATACTACATTACCCTTGTCAACATTCAACTTTTCTGCATACTGTTTAATTTCATCATGTAGCTTGCAGAATGATTTAAATATAGCGTTGTTTGTCATTGCAATTATATCTTTGTAAGCAAATCTCCTGGTTGTACATTAAGAATTTCTGCTATTCTGTGAATGGTTTCCAGACTGGGTTGTGAAGTATTGGTGCACCATTTTGAAATAGTAACAGGGGCTTTCTCCAATTGGTCTGCCAACCATTTTCCAGTATGACCAGTATCTGCAAAGACACTTTTTATGCGGTTCATATTTTTCATTCAGCTTAATGTTTTTCGCAAAGTTATTAAATTATTGGAACATTCTATCATCAAGACTTTATTATTTGACTGCACCAAATAAAAAAACGGCAAGAAGGATAACTTTCTTGCCGAAATGGGAACAGACGATACAATGTTTGAACGAAAAGGAAACATTGTTTTGCTCACCAATAAGTATTCTTTTGCGCAGCAATTAGCATTGTTTTGTTAACGCAGAAACGTATGTTTTGCATGGCAATGTGCAACAGGCGGTTATAAGATGCCGCTCACTGGCACACTGACGGTGTCATGGACGGGGAATTTCTCGCAGCTGATGTAGAGGGTGTCGAATGCGTCGGTGCGGTGCTCGAGGAGGTCTTCCTCGGATTCGGCGAGTTTCTCGCCTGACTTGTCCTTACGGAAGCCGTT of the Prevotella melaninogenica genome contains:
- a CDS encoding helix-turn-helix transcriptional regulator, producing the protein MKNMNRIKSVFADTGHTGKWLADQLEKAPVTISKWCTNTSQPSLETIHRIAEILNVQPGDLLTKI